One Clostridia bacterium DNA window includes the following coding sequences:
- the mfd gene encoding transcription-repair coupling factor, producing MPGLLLESSEFRDTLNRVKRGEAKIDLVGLSGSQKSFFIAGLLCHACRPVFVVTPNQQEAERLTDDLETFLGPGRAYVFPPMDVLPYEETAMSADLAASRARALSALAAGAPCAVVAPARALGRRMIPPEVYAKSIFVLRKGDTRDLQDLAGSLSALGYDHLGKVEGRGQASVRGGIIDIFPFDAAKPSRVEFYGDEIESIRLFDVETQRSSEDTGQVIVSPAREFLYDHERLERGMRAISEELSRIPAGEQLRERVANHLARLEAGSWFDNEEQYLPFFYQEVATIVDWAPGALLVVDEPTRIREALAGYEADIRETYAGLLEAGMLLPSGVQLYLEAEQVLDILNRRQLVTMSLLSRSSESVGGSKAVAAPIRQAEIYAGRPEDLAHEIRNFRKRRYRVVCVVSTDDRRDRLAEFFEDKGIPAVKMPSLGFVPEEGAVSVIAGEMESGFQYPDIRLLLLTDAEIYGKQKKRRRWESNEEGARIGSYTDLVPGDYVVHVAHGVGRYAGVRTLEAAGVQRDYLLVQYAGEDKVYVPTDQVVLLQKYIGMEDATPKLNKLGGAEWTRAKNKARESVNDIAKDLIALYAERESVRGYAFSSDTVWQHEFEDAFAYEETPDQWRAIVDVKRDMEKPAPMDRLLCGDVGFGKTEVALRAAFKAAADGKQVAILVPTTILAQQHYNTFTERFRGFPMKVAMMSRFQSEQEQKETLRGIRMGSVDVVIGTHRLLSQDVRFHNLGLVVVDEEQRFGVAQKERFKELRKEVDVLTLTATPIPRTLHMAMAGVRDMSLIGTPPENRFPIRTYVVEYNEALVREVILREIDRGGQVYYVHNRVQSIEEIAARLGRLVPEASIGIAHGQMTEDRLERIMLQFLEREFNVLVCTTIIESGIDIPNVNTIVINDSENLGLAQLYQLRGRVGRTNRVAYAYLLFRRDRVLTEVAEKRLAAIKEFTSLGSGYKIAMRDLEIRGAGNLLGAEQHGHIAAVGFEMYCRMLEEAVKELKGEPKREEPPQILIDLPVDAFVPDGYVPDSRQKIEVYKKVNGIESPEDASDLHKEFQDRFGALPAPVENLLSIAAMKVLARELGASAVSGERNAVVIRFTHGVRYGSQDMMRITRQFKGRVTMALGRSQTIRVRTTGLSERGILSTLLDLLTEMKQGIAVNQ from the coding sequence ATGCCTGGGCTCCTGCTGGAGTCATCAGAGTTCAGGGATACGCTCAACAGAGTGAAGCGCGGGGAGGCAAAGATTGACCTCGTGGGACTTTCCGGTTCCCAGAAGTCTTTCTTCATTGCGGGCCTGCTTTGCCATGCCTGCCGTCCTGTGTTTGTAGTGACTCCGAATCAGCAGGAGGCGGAGCGCCTCACAGATGACCTCGAGACATTCCTGGGCCCGGGGCGGGCGTACGTCTTCCCTCCCATGGATGTGCTTCCCTACGAGGAGACTGCCATGAGTGCGGACCTGGCTGCATCGAGGGCCAGAGCGCTTTCGGCTTTGGCCGCGGGGGCGCCCTGCGCAGTAGTGGCCCCGGCACGCGCCCTTGGCAGGAGGATGATTCCTCCGGAGGTGTACGCGAAGTCCATCTTCGTCCTGAGGAAGGGTGATACTCGGGATCTCCAGGACCTTGCAGGATCCCTGTCGGCGCTGGGATACGATCACCTGGGCAAGGTGGAGGGACGGGGCCAGGCGAGTGTGCGCGGAGGAATCATCGACATATTCCCGTTTGATGCCGCCAAGCCGTCGAGGGTCGAGTTCTATGGCGATGAGATAGAGTCTATCAGGTTGTTCGACGTCGAGACTCAGCGGTCATCTGAGGACACTGGTCAGGTGATAGTCAGTCCTGCCCGGGAGTTTCTGTACGACCACGAGCGACTCGAGCGCGGAATGAGGGCGATCTCAGAGGAACTCAGCAGGATCCCAGCTGGGGAACAGCTTCGGGAAAGGGTGGCCAACCATCTTGCCCGGCTTGAGGCGGGATCATGGTTCGATAACGAGGAGCAGTACCTGCCATTCTTCTACCAGGAGGTCGCTACGATCGTCGACTGGGCGCCTGGAGCGCTTCTCGTAGTCGACGAACCCACTCGGATCCGCGAGGCCCTGGCAGGCTACGAGGCGGATATAAGGGAGACGTATGCAGGTCTTCTAGAGGCAGGCATGCTCCTTCCCTCAGGGGTGCAGCTATACCTCGAGGCTGAGCAGGTTCTCGATATCCTCAACCGCCGGCAATTGGTGACTATGTCACTCCTTTCGAGGTCATCGGAAAGTGTGGGAGGCAGCAAGGCCGTGGCGGCTCCCATCAGGCAGGCGGAGATCTACGCCGGGCGGCCTGAAGACCTAGCGCATGAGATCAGGAATTTCCGTAAGCGCAGGTACCGCGTGGTATGCGTGGTGTCGACAGATGACAGGCGTGACCGACTCGCAGAGTTTTTCGAGGATAAGGGCATTCCCGCAGTCAAGATGCCTTCGCTCGGTTTCGTGCCGGAGGAAGGCGCGGTGAGCGTGATCGCCGGGGAGATGGAATCAGGGTTCCAATACCCGGACATCCGGCTACTGCTCCTGACTGACGCGGAGATATACGGCAAGCAGAAGAAACGGCGGCGATGGGAGAGCAATGAGGAAGGCGCGCGGATCGGAAGCTACACTGATCTCGTGCCTGGCGACTATGTGGTTCACGTGGCCCACGGGGTGGGACGATATGCAGGGGTGCGAACCCTGGAAGCGGCAGGGGTTCAACGCGATTACCTGCTTGTTCAGTACGCTGGAGAGGACAAGGTGTACGTTCCCACCGATCAGGTGGTTCTGCTCCAGAAGTACATAGGAATGGAAGATGCAACACCCAAGCTGAATAAGCTTGGAGGGGCGGAATGGACTAGGGCCAAGAACAAGGCGCGCGAATCGGTGAACGACATAGCGAAGGACCTCATCGCGCTGTACGCTGAGAGGGAGAGTGTACGTGGATACGCATTCTCCTCAGACACGGTATGGCAGCACGAATTCGAGGATGCCTTCGCCTACGAGGAGACTCCAGACCAGTGGAGGGCCATCGTAGATGTGAAGCGCGATATGGAGAAGCCCGCCCCAATGGATAGGCTGCTATGCGGTGACGTGGGCTTTGGCAAGACCGAGGTGGCGCTGCGAGCGGCGTTCAAGGCCGCGGCTGATGGAAAGCAGGTGGCGATTCTCGTTCCAACCACGATCCTAGCTCAGCAGCACTACAACACCTTCACCGAGCGGTTTCGCGGGTTTCCGATGAAAGTGGCGATGATGTCGCGTTTCCAGTCCGAACAAGAGCAGAAAGAGACTTTGCGCGGGATACGCATGGGCTCTGTGGACGTTGTGATTGGCACCCACAGGCTGCTCTCGCAGGATGTTAGGTTCCACAATCTAGGCCTTGTGGTTGTGGACGAGGAACAGCGATTCGGTGTCGCACAGAAGGAACGTTTTAAGGAACTCCGCAAGGAGGTTGATGTGCTGACCCTTACGGCCACGCCCATTCCCAGAACGCTGCACATGGCCATGGCAGGGGTTCGCGACATGAGCCTCATAGGGACTCCGCCGGAGAATCGCTTCCCTATCAGAACCTACGTCGTGGAGTATAACGAAGCCCTAGTTCGCGAGGTAATCCTAAGGGAGATCGACCGGGGTGGGCAGGTCTATTATGTTCATAACCGGGTGCAGAGCATCGAGGAAATCGCAGCCCGGCTCGGAAGGCTTGTTCCAGAGGCGTCGATCGGCATCGCCCACGGACAGATGACGGAAGATCGTTTGGAGCGCATCATGCTTCAGTTTCTGGAACGCGAGTTCAACGTCCTCGTCTGCACAACTATAATAGAATCTGGCATCGACATCCCGAACGTGAACACGATAGTCATAAACGACTCAGAGAACTTAGGCCTTGCGCAGCTGTATCAGTTGCGTGGTAGGGTCGGGAGGACGAACAGGGTAGCCTACGCCTATCTCCTATTCCGCCGCGACCGGGTGCTCACCGAGGTGGCGGAGAAGAGGCTCGCGGCTATCAAGGAGTTCACCTCTCTTGGCTCAGGCTACAAGATTGCCATGCGCGATCTGGAGATAAGAGGGGCTGGCAACCTGCTCGGAGCCGAACAGCACGGCCATATTGCAGCTGTTGGATTTGAGATGTACTGTCGGATGCTGGAAGAAGCGGTGAAGGAGCTAAAAGGAGAACCCAAGAGAGAAGAGCCTCCACAGATACTCATCGACCTTCCAGTTGACGCGTTCGTTCCCGATGGCTATGTGCCTGATTCACGGCAGAAGATAGAAGTGTACAAGAAAGTAAACGGGATTGAGTCGCCAGAGGATGCATCTGACCTGCACAAGGAGTTCCAGGATAGATTTGGCGCACTGCCGGCGCCAGTGGAGAATCTGCTCTCGATCGCGGCAATGAAAGTGCTTGCGAGGGAGCTTGGCGCCTCGGCCGTCTCAGGCGAGCGAAACGCGGTGGTCATCAGGTTTACACATGGAGTACGGTACGGAAGTCAGGACATGATGAGGATCACGAGGCAGTTCAAGGGCAGGGTGACCATGGCGCTTGGACGGTCGCAGACGATTCGGGTCAGAACCACAGGCTTGTCGGAGCGAGGCATTCTGAGCACCCTCCTTGATCTGCTGACCGAGATGAAGCAGGGCATCGCAGTGAATCAGTAA
- a CDS encoding transglycosylase SLT domain-containing protein, with amino-acid sequence MLQSSAPRHRRRPAARPKRAGLGVRVVTGILGVAISPVVLLVSLFKPSMKVGRRWIVSITILAIICAGFAWAAASTVDYWSSNAIRVLGDYSSARLKVRDLPFSQTINYEALRNGLDPCLVAAVISQESGYQPDTVSWRGARGLMQITPATWREFVPNASCKGEHAPPACSGECIYAVAPNIGVGCAYLRYLIDASQGDIITALASYNSSAPAMMHASDSGATAVDGGSKPAPRLASTASEPQGHTRNVIQAWINFRGRVGASRVRMVGVARLARPILSWITLGLLGLMLLWAAIRYPGLGA; translated from the coding sequence ATGCTTCAGAGTAGTGCGCCGAGGCATCGCAGGAGACCAGCGGCAAGGCCCAAACGGGCAGGGCTGGGAGTGAGGGTGGTCACGGGCATCCTTGGGGTTGCCATCAGCCCGGTGGTTCTGCTTGTGTCGTTGTTCAAGCCGTCCATGAAGGTTGGGCGGCGATGGATAGTATCGATAACCATCTTGGCAATCATCTGCGCGGGATTCGCGTGGGCCGCTGCGTCCACCGTGGACTACTGGTCGTCCAACGCCATTCGGGTACTGGGCGACTACTCGTCGGCGCGGCTTAAGGTGAGGGATCTGCCCTTTTCGCAGACCATCAACTACGAAGCCCTTCGCAATGGATTGGACCCGTGCCTGGTGGCTGCGGTGATCAGCCAAGAGAGCGGGTACCAGCCTGATACGGTGTCGTGGCGAGGCGCCCGTGGGCTAATGCAGATTACTCCAGCCACATGGAGGGAGTTTGTTCCCAACGCATCCTGTAAGGGAGAGCATGCTCCGCCCGCGTGTTCGGGAGAGTGCATCTATGCCGTCGCGCCGAATATCGGAGTGGGGTGCGCTTACCTTCGATACCTAATCGATGCAAGTCAGGGCGACATCATAACGGCCCTGGCATCATACAATTCATCGGCGCCAGCAATGATGCACGCATCGGACAGCGGCGCCACGGCGGTTGATGGCGGCTCCAAGCCTGCTCCCAGGCTGGCTTCCACAGCTTCAGAACCCCAGGGGCACACGAGGAATGTCATTCAGGCTTGGATCAACTTCAGGGGCAGAGTAGGCGCTTCTCGCGTTCGGATGGTGGGAGTGGCGAGGCTGGCACGTCCGATACTATCCTGGATCACCCTGGGCCTGTTGGGCTTGATGCTTCTGTGGGCTGCGATTAGGTATCCTGGCCTCGGGGCTTGA
- the mazG gene encoding nucleoside triphosphate pyrophosphohydrolase produces MGDEMMDKPHMKEVSEASSRYPADRLLDIMARLRAPEGCPWDRKQTHATLKPYVIEEAYEVVEAIDDDDPDKLCEELGDLLLQVAFHCEIGQEQGEFGFNDVIDAISEKLIRRHPHVFGDVEAKDAGTVLRNWERIKQQEKGSVDGVLASILDAVPRYLPALMQAVKIQEKAARVGFDWECAEDASKKAWEEVDEFREALESKDLHSMQDELGDVFFAFVNVARLLKLDPEEALRGTNRKFSDRFRFIERRADELGRKLEDMTLEEMDAIWNEAKKNGL; encoded by the coding sequence GTGGGAGATGAAATGATGGACAAGCCCCATATGAAGGAGGTCTCTGAAGCCTCTTCCCGGTATCCGGCCGACAGGCTGCTAGACATAATGGCCCGACTGCGGGCGCCTGAAGGCTGCCCGTGGGACCGAAAGCAGACTCACGCCACGCTCAAGCCGTACGTGATCGAGGAGGCCTACGAGGTAGTAGAGGCGATCGACGACGATGATCCGGACAAGCTCTGCGAGGAACTGGGCGACCTCCTGCTCCAGGTGGCGTTTCACTGCGAGATCGGACAGGAACAGGGTGAGTTCGGTTTCAACGATGTGATCGATGCAATCAGCGAGAAACTCATAAGGCGGCATCCGCATGTGTTCGGAGATGTGGAGGCAAAGGACGCCGGGACGGTCCTTCGAAACTGGGAGCGCATCAAACAGCAGGAGAAAGGGTCGGTCGATGGCGTCTTGGCGTCGATCCTCGATGCGGTGCCGAGGTATCTTCCTGCCCTGATGCAGGCTGTTAAGATCCAGGAGAAGGCGGCTCGGGTCGGATTTGATTGGGAGTGCGCGGAAGATGCTTCGAAGAAGGCTTGGGAAGAGGTGGACGAGTTCCGGGAAGCCCTGGAGAGCAAGGATCTCCATAGCATGCAGGATGAGCTCGGCGACGTATTCTTCGCGTTCGTGAACGTGGCGAGGCTCCTGAAACTAGATCCAGAGGAGGCGCTCCGCGGCACAAACCGGAAGTTCTCAGACAGGTTTCGTTTCATAGAACGCAGGGCTGACGAGCTGGGGCGGAAACTTGAGGACATGACGCTGGAAGAGATGGATGCCATTTGGAATGAGGCCAAGAAGAATGGTCTTTAG
- a CDS encoding alpha/beta-type small acid-soluble spore protein, which translates to MPARRSSKRTLVPQARQALQQMKYEIANELNVPSQAVQSDYWGDVSARDCGSVGGNMVRRMIEAAQASLVATTSAGVKQGFSETIGARTGGTGYTPQQSSWNQQGTDVLNPEQISTSAFPGASV; encoded by the coding sequence ATGCCCGCACGACGCAGCAGCAAGCGCACTCTGGTTCCTCAGGCACGACAGGCATTGCAGCAGATGAAATATGAAATCGCGAATGAACTGAACGTCCCATCTCAGGCCGTGCAGAGTGACTACTGGGGAGATGTGAGCGCCCGCGACTGTGGAAGTGTTGGAGGCAACATGGTCCGCAGGATGATCGAGGCGGCCCAGGCGTCCCTTGTAGCCACTACCAGCGCTGGCGTAAAGCAGGGGTTTTCCGAGACCATTGGCGCCAGGACCGGGGGGACTGGATACACCCCACAGCAGTCTAGCTGGAATCAGCAGGGAACTGACGTGCTGAACCCAGAGCAGATATCCACGTCGGCCTTCCCTGGCGCTTCAGTGTAA
- the glmU gene encoding bifunctional UDP-N-acetylglucosamine diphosphorylase/glucosamine-1-phosphate N-acetyltransferase GlmU, with protein sequence MDPSVGLVLAAGLGKRIKSEMPKALHQVAGIPMIDHVVQALKLSGASRVIVVVGHGGEALEQHLSSSAEVVWQDEQLGTGHAASCAAQALAGYDGNVVVMPGDVPLLRASTIRNLVEQHLRTGCAATVLSMVLDEPGAYGRIVRDSRRNVASIVEYRDASEEIRSLREVNTGVFCFATPLLFNYLPQLTNNNQQGEYYLTDVVEAFIAAGHAVGACTLDDPSEGAGINSRVELAQAEQVMRNRVRRELMESGVTMVDPASTFIDSGVVIGEDTVIMPFTVISGKCVIGKSCNIGPYVNIRDSSMDDGCNIGPFAYIRPGTHLARRVKVGDFVEVKNSSVGEGTKIPHLSYIGDAKLGAGINIGAGTITCNYDGMAKHTTVIEDGAFVGANSNLVAPVKVGREAYIATGSTVTSEVPAGALAIARARQENRDGWVARRKAAQASREERK encoded by the coding sequence ATGGATCCCTCCGTTGGGCTGGTGCTGGCTGCCGGATTGGGAAAACGCATTAAGTCGGAGATGCCAAAGGCCCTTCATCAGGTTGCGGGAATTCCCATGATCGATCATGTGGTTCAGGCGTTGAAGCTCTCCGGTGCTTCTCGTGTCATTGTCGTAGTGGGGCACGGCGGCGAAGCCCTGGAGCAACATCTCAGTTCCAGCGCAGAGGTGGTATGGCAGGATGAGCAGTTGGGCACCGGTCATGCCGCATCCTGTGCAGCGCAGGCGCTCGCCGGATACGATGGAAATGTCGTCGTGATGCCAGGAGACGTTCCACTGCTCCGGGCATCAACTATTCGAAACCTTGTGGAACAGCATTTAAGGACCGGGTGCGCAGCTACGGTTCTGAGCATGGTTCTCGACGAGCCGGGTGCGTACGGCCGGATAGTGCGAGATAGTCGGCGGAACGTGGCATCAATTGTGGAATACCGCGATGCGTCGGAGGAGATCCGCTCTTTAAGAGAGGTCAACACCGGCGTGTTTTGTTTTGCCACGCCACTTCTGTTCAACTATCTGCCGCAGCTTACCAACAACAATCAGCAGGGCGAGTATTACCTTACAGATGTCGTGGAGGCTTTCATCGCAGCAGGCCACGCGGTTGGAGCCTGCACGCTGGATGACCCATCGGAGGGCGCCGGAATCAACTCCCGTGTGGAACTGGCTCAGGCGGAGCAGGTGATGCGCAACCGAGTGCGGCGTGAACTGATGGAGTCGGGCGTCACCATGGTCGACCCTGCCAGCACCTTCATTGATTCCGGAGTGGTGATAGGCGAAGACACTGTGATAATGCCTTTCACCGTAATTTCCGGCAAGTGCGTGATCGGCAAGTCGTGCAACATTGGTCCATATGTAAACATTCGCGATTCATCTATGGACGATGGGTGCAACATCGGTCCGTTCGCATACATCCGCCCTGGCACGCACCTTGCGCGACGTGTAAAGGTGGGCGACTTTGTGGAAGTGAAGAACAGTTCAGTAGGGGAAGGGACCAAGATTCCGCATCTCTCATACATCGGCGACGCCAAGCTTGGCGCCGGAATCAACATCGGCGCCGGCACTATCACTTGCAACTACGACGGGATGGCGAAACACACTACGGTCATCGAGGATGGAGCATTCGTCGGAGCCAACTCCAACCTGGTTGCTCCAGTGAAAGTAGGTCGGGAAGCCTACATCGCCACCGGATCCACTGTGACCTCTGAGGTCCCGGCTGGCGCCCTGGCGATAGCCCGGGCGAGGCAGGAGAATAGGGATGGGTGGGTTGCGCGGCGGAAGGCAGCCCAGGCTTCCAGGGAGGAGAGGAAGTAA
- a CDS encoding nucleotidyltransferase family protein, translating to MSIRVDAVVLAGADNSGRLAEVSDARYEATIEINGKPMLEWVLTGICQAECVDRIIVVGPVEAIRPIVDKMGAAKDISVVERRGSMIQNLLAGLEKVPEGRKALVASSDIPFINGEAIDGFVKICETMPAEVHYALVPKKVNEAKFPGGERTYIRMADGVVTGGNVFMADPAVVRKNAGVIKDALGLRKKPLALLSMLGLGFVIKFAFHRLSIADVEKKAKSWIGLSARGVIVPYAEIGVDVDKPSDYELAKRMLS from the coding sequence GTGTCCATACGTGTAGACGCAGTGGTGCTTGCGGGCGCCGACAACTCCGGCCGTCTCGCTGAGGTGTCCGATGCTAGGTATGAGGCAACCATCGAGATAAACGGCAAGCCCATGCTTGAATGGGTGCTCACCGGCATCTGTCAGGCGGAATGCGTTGACCGCATCATCGTGGTTGGCCCAGTAGAGGCGATTCGCCCCATCGTTGATAAGATGGGCGCGGCCAAGGACATCTCTGTTGTGGAGAGAAGAGGCTCCATGATCCAAAACCTCCTCGCCGGGCTAGAGAAAGTCCCCGAGGGCAGAAAGGCGCTCGTGGCCAGTTCCGACATTCCGTTCATCAACGGAGAGGCGATCGATGGGTTCGTGAAGATCTGCGAGACCATGCCCGCCGAAGTCCACTATGCGCTAGTCCCCAAAAAAGTCAACGAGGCCAAGTTCCCCGGGGGGGAGAGGACATACATCCGGATGGCAGATGGGGTGGTGACCGGAGGCAATGTGTTCATGGCGGACCCTGCGGTCGTCCGGAAGAATGCAGGTGTGATCAAGGACGCGCTCGGCCTCAGGAAGAAGCCTCTGGCATTGCTATCCATGCTCGGCCTCGGTTTCGTGATCAAGTTCGCATTTCACCGGCTGTCGATAGCGGACGTTGAGAAGAAGGCCAAGAGCTGGATTGGGCTTAGCGCACGAGGGGTGATCGTTCCATACGCCGAGATAGGCGTTGATGTCGACAAGCCCAGCGATTATGAGCTTGCTAAGAGGATGCTATCATAG
- the pth gene encoding aminoacyl-tRNA hydrolase yields the protein MNSERYDMLLICGLGNPGSAYECSRHNIGFMVLDRLAREIGVAFRKAPYNALAARGKVARIDAVLVKPQTYMNLSGLAVAGAVRWHREGPESLLIVYDDMDLEPGRIRIRPKGSAGGHNGMKSIIEHIGSDEIPRLRVGIGRPSPLEDSVDHVLSTFSREELPVMSDAIVEAVQAILCIAEEGMDIAQTRFNSR from the coding sequence TTGAATAGCGAGCGATACGACATGCTTCTCATATGTGGGCTCGGGAATCCAGGATCTGCCTATGAATGCTCAAGGCATAACATCGGGTTCATGGTCCTCGACCGCCTAGCGCGGGAGATCGGCGTCGCCTTCAGAAAGGCGCCGTATAACGCGCTTGCCGCCAGGGGAAAAGTGGCGAGGATTGACGCGGTGCTCGTGAAGCCGCAGACCTACATGAACCTGAGCGGCTTGGCTGTGGCTGGAGCCGTTCGATGGCACCGTGAAGGGCCGGAGTCACTGCTCATCGTCTATGATGACATGGATCTGGAGCCCGGTCGGATTCGGATCCGCCCCAAGGGCAGTGCAGGCGGGCATAACGGAATGAAATCCATAATCGAGCATATCGGTTCCGATGAGATTCCCCGCCTGAGAGTGGGGATAGGGAGGCCCTCCCCCTTGGAGGACTCGGTGGATCATGTACTTAGCACGTTCAGCCGAGAGGAACTTCCGGTGATGTCGGATGCCATAGTGGAGGCAGTCCAGGCCATACTGTGCATTGCTGAGGAAGGCATGGACATAGCCCAGACTCGGTTCAATTCCCGATGA
- a CDS encoding ribose-phosphate pyrophosphokinase: protein MLSCHRKLKIFAGNSNPAMAEEIAANLGVPLVKSCVSKFSDGETRVQIQESIRGADVFVIESLCRPVHDNIMELLIVIDALRRASARSITAVVPYYAYARQDRKSQPREPIAAKLLANLITAAGASRVLAIDLHAPQIQGFFDIPVDHLKAAPILAQHLVSRGFEGSVIVSPDVGGVARARTIAGHLDGTLAIIDKRRPRPNVAEVMNIIGDVKGRPTVIVDDLIDTAGTVCEAAQALLAAGATEVRACCTHGVLSGPAIPRLKQSPITELVITNTIPMEAHENTDKITVLSVAPLFAEAIRRIYEELSVSILFE from the coding sequence ATGCTCTCGTGTCATCGTAAGCTCAAGATCTTTGCCGGCAACTCTAATCCGGCTATGGCGGAGGAGATTGCTGCTAACCTCGGTGTCCCGCTTGTGAAGTCGTGTGTAAGCAAGTTCAGCGATGGCGAAACCCGGGTGCAGATACAGGAGAGTATAAGGGGCGCCGATGTCTTTGTGATCGAGTCTCTTTGCAGGCCTGTGCACGACAACATCATGGAACTGCTAATCGTAATCGATGCGCTCAGGCGCGCCTCTGCGCGTTCCATCACTGCGGTCGTCCCATACTACGCATATGCCAGGCAGGACCGTAAATCGCAACCGAGGGAGCCTATCGCCGCGAAGCTCTTGGCCAACCTCATAACCGCGGCAGGAGCATCGCGCGTGCTCGCAATCGACCTGCATGCTCCTCAGATACAGGGGTTCTTCGATATTCCGGTGGATCACTTGAAGGCGGCCCCGATACTCGCTCAGCACCTGGTATCCCGCGGGTTCGAGGGGTCTGTGATCGTCTCGCCTGACGTGGGAGGCGTGGCTCGGGCGCGCACCATCGCGGGGCATCTCGACGGGACTCTGGCCATCATAGATAAGCGCAGGCCGCGGCCTAATGTGGCTGAGGTCATGAACATAATAGGCGATGTCAAGGGGCGTCCAACGGTCATCGTGGATGATCTCATCGATACTGCAGGCACCGTGTGCGAGGCGGCACAGGCTTTGCTTGCTGCAGGCGCTACGGAGGTCAGAGCCTGCTGCACCCATGGGGTTCTCTCCGGGCCAGCGATACCGAGGCTGAAGCAGTCGCCAATAACCGAGCTAGTGATCACCAACACCATACCCATGGAGGCTCACGAGAACACTGATAAGATCACAGTTCTCTCAGTGGCGCCGCTGTTCGCCGAGGCCATCAGGAGGATCTACGAGGAGCTCTCAGTGAGCATACTGTTTGAATAG
- a CDS encoding stage V sporulation T C-terminal domain-containing protein, with protein MKPTGIVRRIDELGRIVVPKELRRSLRIREGDPVEIYVEPDGSIVLKKYSPVGQLKSVADDMVESLAIGSGQVAMIFDRDTAIAAAGAAGVKIVGRPVGRAVEKAMAERQVLLVHYSGGGDASSILEDEGSDFMIVSAAIAPIISDGDSLGAVVVGTTSDRWTVGDLEEKLVATAAGYIARQVE; from the coding sequence ATGAAACCGACTGGAATCGTGCGCCGCATTGATGAGCTAGGAAGAATCGTGGTGCCCAAGGAGCTCAGAAGAAGCCTTCGCATTCGTGAAGGCGACCCTGTAGAGATCTATGTTGAGCCGGACGGGAGCATAGTGCTGAAGAAGTACTCTCCCGTGGGCCAGCTCAAGTCGGTTGCGGATGATATGGTCGAATCACTCGCGATAGGGAGCGGACAGGTGGCGATGATATTTGACCGCGACACTGCCATCGCTGCAGCGGGAGCCGCAGGCGTCAAGATCGTTGGCCGGCCAGTGGGCAGGGCGGTAGAAAAGGCCATGGCGGAGCGGCAGGTGCTGCTTGTGCACTACAGCGGCGGCGGCGATGCCTCTTCTATCCTCGAAGATGAGGGGTCGGACTTTATGATCGTGTCAGCAGCGATTGCACCGATCATATCAGATGGAGATTCCCTGGGCGCCGTTGTTGTAGGCACCACGTCTGACAGATGGACTGTGGGCGATCTTGAAGAGAAGCTGGTGGCGACCGCGGCGGGCTATATTGCGAGGCAGGTGGAATAG
- the yabP gene encoding sporulation protein YabP produces MAAKGPESSEEIRRKHPGLQHKLVLIDRESMIVDGVMNVESFDDEEILLETNAGILTVTGHDLHIKQLNLEDGNIEIDGYVESCDYTDENPKKTRGLFARLLR; encoded by the coding sequence ATGGCTGCCAAAGGACCGGAATCGTCGGAGGAGATCAGGAGAAAGCATCCTGGGCTGCAGCACAAGCTGGTTCTCATCGACCGAGAAAGCATGATTGTGGATGGCGTGATGAACGTTGAGAGCTTCGACGACGAGGAGATACTCCTCGAGACAAACGCCGGCATTCTTACGGTGACTGGGCATGACCTCCACATAAAGCAGCTCAACCTGGAAGATGGCAACATCGAGATCGATGGGTACGTGGAGTCGTGCGATTACACGGATGAGAACCCCAAGAAGACGAGAGGCCTATTCGCCAGACTCCTGAGGTAG
- a CDS encoding Rid family detoxifying hydrolase, producing MKEAVVSGGAPKAIGPYSQGIQATGLIFVSGQIPLDPGTGTMVPGGIAEQTVRVLESIAGVLAAAGAGMESVAKTTVFLTDMDNFAAMNRVYASYFPGVAPARSTIEVSRLPKDALVEIEAIAIAHR from the coding sequence ATGAAGGAAGCAGTCGTTAGTGGCGGCGCGCCGAAAGCGATTGGACCATACTCCCAGGGAATACAGGCGACGGGGCTCATTTTCGTGTCCGGCCAGATTCCGCTGGATCCTGGAACAGGCACTATGGTTCCTGGAGGCATTGCAGAGCAGACAGTCCGCGTTCTCGAGAGCATCGCAGGAGTGCTGGCGGCGGCGGGCGCGGGGATGGAGTCGGTGGCAAAAACCACTGTGTTTCTTACGGACATGGATAACTTCGCAGCCATGAACCGAGTGTACGCATCCTACTTCCCTGGCGTCGCGCCCGCTCGTTCCACCATAGAGGTGTCTCGGCTTCCGAAGGACGCCTTGGTGGAGATCGAAGCCATAGCCATCGCTCATAGATAG